ttgttGTTTGCCCAACAGCTTTTGAAAAGTTTATTCCCAGGACTGATGGTTCCCTGCTGGGGCTCGAGAGAGTGGGGAGCTCGCGGTGGTGTTTCCCCAGCACAGTCCCATGGGGGTTGTTTCTGACAGTGACATGGGCATGACCATGGGGCTTGAGGTGGCTCCCCCAAGCACCCCAACAGGGAGCTTTGCCCCTGCCTTACCTTGACAAGGGGAGTACTTGGGCTTTGGGTGTCAGCTGAGGGGGACTGGGCTTTGGATGTCCCTGGCAGGGACAAGGGGGTGCAGGGTATCTGGGGACACTCTGCCAGGGGAGGGCATGGCCCCAGATGGTGGGGGGGGTCACTCATGGTCAccctgcagctggaggcaggcGTGAACCCCCACTGCTGGTGCCTTCTTGGGACTGCTGGGGCGATGGGCACCAGGGACCTTGGCTGTGATGGGGGCCCCAGGCTCAGCTGTGATGCTGTGCCCTGACCCAGGTTGCAATGGGGACCCCAAACCCCACTGTGGTTAAGGGCTGGGATGGCTAACAGGCCGAACACAGTTGCTCCCTGCAAGGCCAGCTCTGCGTTCCACGGCCTAGATCCGGCTGCTGTCAGGTCCCCTCTGGGTGTTTGCCAGGATGGGCAAGCCCAGGGCAGCAGTAGCCCTCGGCCAGTGACTTGGAGGAAGGTTTGGCTCCAGCACCCAGCCCCGAGGCGCTGCTGGGCCCAACCGGTGAAGCTCCTCCATGCCAGTGGGTCCCTGCCTGGACGGCTGCTCCTGCTGAGCCCCGTCTTCCCTCACggagcccccccagccccctgcatGGGAGGTGGCAGCTTGGAGCATGCCCCATCATCCGAAATCCCTCCCGCAGcctgtccccccaccccggggagAGGGTGCCCCAGCAGCCTGCAAACAGCCCTCAGGTGTATGCCTTGGGTTCAGTagttgtaataataataataacaacagcagcaggCGTTCACCCAGTGGATGACCTTGTGCTCCATTTTATAATGCTCAGATTTACGCTAGGAGAGAGTTATTTAGCAGCACGTTGCCCTGTACTTACACGAAGCAGCCGGTACCCGATAACACCGAGAGCCTGGAAGGGGAGGCGCAGAAGGGAGCGGGCGGCTGCACTCCTGCCTCAGTTTACCCGCCTGTTAAAAGgggaggtgttttgttttgtgggtggTGAAAGCTCAGTGTCTTTGCACTGGTGCCAGCTCCTGGCTGAGGGATCCCTTGGGGCTCGGCCCGGCCTGGCTCGTTTGCCACTCTGTTATTAATGCTGGTAATGGTATAGGAAGGATAAATTCCACCACTTGGCTGAACAGAGAAAATATGCAGAGAAGTGGCTGGCTTTTCATAAATCATCGCTGCTCTGTGCTACAACCAAGCCAGGACTTAAAATTCAGGTCAGGAGAGAGGGACTCTCGTAGGCCAGGGAGGGAAGgtaatttattctgtttataTCTTTTTACTGCAAGAcaagtgtgtgtggggggggaaCTCTGCcatgattttgcattttaaatattagttTAGAGCTGCAGCCTACCTTggactttatttatttttgtatcgTGGAAAACAAGAGAGGGAAAGCTCGGGCAGGGAGGCAGGTTGGGTGCTGGGTGAGGGTATCCCCCCCAATCCTGCCTGCCCTTGGTGCCCCCTGGGGCAAAAGCCGCTGATGGTGTTCATGGACCTCCCCCTCCACCTTGGCATGtccccctccagcagccctgccgccccccccagcactgccatggCTCCTCCATCAGGATGCTCTGCCAGCAGGGCTGCCGGTGCCTCTGGGGTGCCTGGGGGAGGGTCTTGAGGGGTTACACGCAATACCTTCCCCCCCTGCCCGGGCGGGGAAATGATGCACCGGCCTGTCTGTTGTGGGGGAAGGTGTTGAGCTGGGTAATGTGCCCCCCACCAGTGCTGGGGTGATGGGGGGGTCCTGGGGTacctggtgggtgatgcagcCCCGGATGCAGCAACATCACCTTGTGCAGGGGCTGTGGCACCCGTCCCACCCAGGGGACCAATGAGGACTGCTCCCCCAGACCCCAcgcagggctgggggacagggtgggcactggtggggagcagggcagtCCTGCCAGCATCTCTCAAGGTCttgtcttaaagaaaaaaaaaaaacagaaagaaaaaaagaaaaaaggaaaaaaaaatgaaagggacCAGGTGACCGAACAGTAGGTAACTAAAAGGTTTTTTATTCACATTGAACAACAAGAGCCATTCACACTAACAGCCTCCGCAAGAGGCAGCGGGGACAGGAAACCCACGACGCTTTCAGAaaacaactttattttcctttccttttccattctccttcctttcccccccccccacccatatcctctctcccccctccccagcgccACCCCCTCCCACCTTCGAAATAGAAAAATTCGGAGCCTCCGATGACTAAAGTACAATAAATAATCAGTAAACACAAAAACATACtttatttgtttctcctttatacaaaataaagaaactaGAAGCAAAAACTATAATACATCCTTAAACTGGCGGAGCCTCCGGGAAACACTGGGGTGGGACTCGGCGATGAGCCTCGGGTTTGATTTCTGCTGTTGTggtggttggtttggttttgttctgggtggggatttttctattattattttgtttatagTGGTGGTGgtgtatttttcctctttctgcctctttctggTGTCTTTTCTGCCATGTGGGAGCCCAATCTCAGCCAGTCACTTGGGTAGCCctgggcccggccccccgctgccccccccccactaCCCATCACCAAAAACCGGGTCCAAACCCACCTTCTCCTTGGGAATAAAATgggaacaagaaaaacaaaaacaggggcaggggaggggctggtgggggctATTCCCCCTATTCTCCCCCCTCTTCCCTGCCACGTTGTGGTAAGGGATAATTAAAAAGGATGCTAATTAGCATGGGGGAGCCCTGCCCCAGCCGAGGGGGCCTGCGTCCAGGTGAGTTCAGCTTTGGTCCGAGAGGCGGTGGTCCCGCTGCTGGCGGGGGGGTTCTTCGGGGCTGGGCACCATTCATTGTCCCGctctccccccctcctccccccccggTGTTGGGGGGTAGATGCTGGGGGGCGGGGAGGTAGCAGGGTGGCCCCAAGGTCCCAGGGGGGCTCTGCAGTgatggggagggcagggcaggggggatgCAGGGGTGTGTTTTGGCATCAGAGGGGGGTCTTTATCTGGCGATGGTGATGTGATGTGCCCTGgtccggggctggggggggacacgCGTGGGCTGCGGGAACGCGGGGGTGTTTTCCCCCTCCACACGCGCACGCGTGCCCGTGCCAGGCCTACCACACCGCCGCCTCGCTGAGCTCCGGGTTGGGGTGCGAGAGAGCCCCGCTGTAGCCGCTATTGCTGGACATGGAGAAGGGCGGGCTGGGCCCCCCGCTGAAGACCTCCCCCGGGATGGGGTGCAGCGACCCGGTCATCCCCGgctcggggctgggggtgtcgGGATGCGAGATCATATCCGTGTACCTTTGGTTTTCTGAGGAGTGGTGTCCGCTTAGGGGGGGCTCCAAGGGTCCCAGGGGTGTGGAGCCAGGTCCTGAGTTCTGAAGGTAGCTGGAGTCGGCCGGGGACTGGGCTTGGGAGGGCGGCCCATGGGGGAAAAAGTCATAGTTGCCTCCCGGTCCATAGTAGTCACCTTGGTAAtctgtgggagggaggagaaaaagatgGAGCTGGTCCCCAGGGGCCAAAAACCTTCCAAAATCCCCCACTCCCCATACCCAGCCCTATCTTCCCCCTCGGGCACAAGCATGACCTGGACCAGCGTGGCTATCCCCTCCAAAATACTCTCCTAGCTCCTGGGTTGTGGGGCCCAAAGAGCTGGCTGCAAATTTGAGCCCAACAAGAGAGTGAAATAAGCCCGTCTTATGGGCTGCGACACAtcaccctctccctgcctggcctggagggagggaggggatgcaggagggccaggagcctggggctggggcagctggggtggggagggtgggcTCAAATTCGTTCTTAGTtaacggggaaaaaaaaaataatatacatatataaaggGAATGGggaaaatgtgtatatatataaagggAACGGGGAAAAAGTGTAAagtgtatacatatataaaatgaggagaaaaaatggggaaatagatatataaaatggggaaacatatatatttatatatataaacatatattaaaaatataaatacatatatgtaatGGGGGAATTATAGATGTTTAGCAGCTTGGAAGGGATCTAGAAACTAACTGCAGGGCAGCAAGGGGTGCCTGGAAAGCCCGTCGTCAGAGGGGAGGTTTTGAATATGCAGctttcgggggggggggcggctctgCACGAAgcggggagagaggaggggcggcggggccgccccgctgTGCCCATCCCGTCCCgtcggggcggcggggggggggggacggcCCGGCGGCGGTGACCTTCCATATGCTGCGGGCCCTGGAGGTAATTGGAACAAATGCGGCCTGAAAGGGGCACAAAAGCCCCGCAGCTGGGGCTTTGTTCCCGGGAGAGGGGCCGCCGCCACAATACCCGGGGCCGCGGGTGTGCGTGGACCTGTGTGCATACGGCAGTGCGTGTGGATGTGAGGACGCGTGTGTGCGTGGGGATGCACATCGGTGCGGCCGTGTGCGCCTTGCACAGCCATGGGTGTGCCCACGCGTGGGTGCACGCACGGATGCCTAGGCGTGCgtggggtgggctggggtggTGCGGCGGCCGCGGGTGCATCCCCCTCACCGTCCCCTCGGGGCCCCCGAATGGGGACAAGGAGCCGTGGGGAACGGGAGAGggtggagaggagggaaagggggagcggctggggaaggaaaaaccctgggggaaggaggaaaggggggggaacaaagagaaaaggggagagggagggaaggagctgggcGGGGGACGGGCAGGGTCCCCGCAGACGGTCCCTCACCTCCGTAGTACGTGTAGGGTGTCGAGCCGAGCATCTCGGACTCGTCGAGGCGGCCGCCGAGGGGCCGCATCCTGCGTGGGCTGCGGAAGAAGGCGTGCCGGCGAGCACCCAGCGCGCTCAGCTGCTTCATCCGCCGCTCCTTGGACCGCCGGTTCTGGAACCAGACCTACAGCCGGGCTGGTGTCAGCACGCACCGAGGATGGGGTACCGGGGACCCACCTCCCCGCCCAAGTTTGGCAGGGGTGGCTGGGGAAAGGGATGGAAATCTTGCACCCACCTGGGACGGGATGGGTTTTCCCACCTCTGGGTGGTTTTTaatgctcccccccccccccccccgccaatAGCCCGAGGAGGTGCATGGCAGGggtgcacacacacaaagtaaCAAGGTTTATTAAAATCCTGGCCCCCTGCGTGCACCTCCCCGtgcgcacccccagcctgtctgTCCCTGCAAGGGAGAGGGCAGCTGGAGGATATGGGAagaagtattttcctttataaagggtgaaagaagggaggaaaagagggaaggaagaggggggtGAAGGAACTCTGGATCATGACAGAAGTAGGTGGAAAGTGGGGAGCCGGGAGGTGAGCGCCTGCTGTGGTGGGCAGGGAGTCAGAAGAAAAGCTGGCCAGTGTAGATGGAGataaaagggaagggaaagacgTGGCCGCCTCTCTATGGGGCATCGCCTCATTGGAACCACACGGCCTCAGCCCATGCACTGCTTGCCCCTGGCCTGATGGGGTGTCTAGATTATTgccccactcccctccccctGTCCCCCGGGGATGGGGCAGCTTGTAGGAGCACCGCACTCCTCCCGGGACTTCTGCTTCCCTCTGCCGGGAGCTGGGACGCTGGCAGCTCCGCTACAGGCGAAGCGGGAGAGTCCTCCCCTATTAATGCCTCTATTAAAGCCCATTAATCCCTACATTTCCGCAGGGATTTTCTTCACGGGGGCAGTGCGGTAAGAAAGTgctgggctgcctgcagagcGCAGCGGCTTCTCCTTGCTTTCACAAGGCCGGCGCATCCATCTCCCTGGCGCGCCGGGGGATCCTGCTCAGCCCAGGGGGAAGCTGTGCCACTGGCTTGGTGAGCAGCAGTGGAGGAGCCCAGCCAGCTCACGGTTCGGAGctcattttcctctcttcccatgGGGTCAGTGCAGTAAAGCACAGGGTGGGGGATCCCCACTAACCCACGGGAGCACGGGgtgggtgcagggctgggccTGGGGTGACACTGGCAGGGGATGGATGAGGTTTGCTTGTCCTCATTTCCCCATAGCTTGTGGGAGCAGCCTCAGCGTCCCAACCCCTCTCCAGCACCTGGGGGAGACCGTCACAGCCTTGAACTGCCTGGgctcccaccagcaccccctctccttcccttcccaggtgggtcctttccctgcctctgctccaCAAGATGAAATCACAGGAACCTCTCCATGTGTGGCGGGAATGACGTCGCTGGCCAGCCCCATGACATCACGCtggtgggtggtggggagggccgcggcggggcgggggggcgagCTGGGGCTGCCCTACCTGGATGACTCTCATGTTGAGGCCGGTCTCCTGGGCCAGCTGCTCTCGGATGTGGCGGGTGGGTTTGGGAGTGGCGGCGAAGGCAGCTTTGAGGGTCTCCAGCTGCTTGGCTTTAATGGTGGTGCGGGGCCCCCTCCGCTTGGTGCCCGAGTTCTGCTCCTCGTTCTCGTTGTTGGTGGTCTCCTTGTCCGAGGAGGTCGAGTTGTCCGTCTCCTTGGTGTCGTCCTGCATGGGGTCCTGGAGATCCGGGGACA
The genomic region above belongs to Phalacrocorax aristotelis chromosome 15, bGulAri2.1, whole genome shotgun sequence and contains:
- the LHX5 gene encoding LIM/homeobox protein Lhx5, whose amino-acid sequence is MMVHCAGCERPILDRFLLNVLDRAWHIKCVQCCECKCNLTEKCFSREGKLYCKNDFFRRFGTKCAGCSQGISPSDLVRKARNKVFHLNCFTCMVCNKQLSTGEELYIIDENKFVCKEDYLNSPSLKESSLNSVSSCTDRSLSPDLQDPMQDDTKETDNSTSSDKETTNNENEEQNSGTKRRGPRTTIKAKQLETLKAAFAATPKPTRHIREQLAQETGLNMRVIQVWFQNRRSKERRMKQLSALGARRHAFFRSPRRMRPLGGRLDESEMLGSTPYTYYGDYQGDYYGPGGNYDFFPHGPPSQAQSPADSSYLQNSGPGSTPLGPLEPPLSGHHSSENQRYTDMISHPDTPSPEPGMTGSLHPIPGEVFSGGPSPPFSMSSNSGYSGALSHPNPELSEAAVW